ACTATTGCGGTCGTGATTGCCGCCGCGGGCCAGAGGAGCGTGTACCACGGTGAATTGAGCATTGCGGCAGGAGGTAGGGAGGCAGTGCAGTTCGATGCGCAGGATGGAGATACTCTGGCCGGCGACGCGCAGGTAGTCGCCGGCGGCTCACTTTCGAGTTTACTGTGGCTGAACAACGCCAACTACCAGAAGTACTTGGCGAACCAGGCCTATACCGCCTTGTTTCGACAGGACGGCTTCCAGCAGCTGAGCATGCGCCGTCCTGTCGCCTCCGGCGGGAGCTACTTCCTGGTCTTCGTCAACTCCGGTGGTTCCGTAGTGAAGTGTTGGGCAAGGTTCGTTCTGGAGTGATCTGTCATGAACATACTGTTACTGTTTCTCGCGCTCTTTCCGCGGCCGCAGGTCGGTCCAATTGGGCAGTCTGAAGTCGCAGCCGCGCAACGGATGCTCTCTGCAGAGCGCTCCGGCACCAGGTTCCCCGTCTCCGCTTGCCCTTCGGCTTGGGATAGCCCTGACGAGGTCAGGGTTCCGGGCAGGTTCGTAATTGGATTCAATTCGGGGACTGCCGATGCAGTCGCCTCCTGGGTCGGAGAGCAGGGCGGGGGCATTGTGCGGGTCGATGAGGCGTCCGGCTTCGTCGTGGCCGACTTGCCGCCATGCAGTGAGTCGCCGACGGGCCGATGGGATCTGTCTGCATCGCGGACCGCTGCCATCCGCTATCTCGAGCCATCGATCAGGGCTACGGTTGCCGGGATACCGAACGACCCTTACTTCATTCCCTATCAGTGGGACAAGTGGGTGATGTATGCCGACCAGGCCTGGGACGTTGTCGGGGGTTCGATGGATGTAAAGGTCGCGGTCGTGGATTGTGGAGTCGACTGGCAGCACCCTGACCTTGCTGCCAACTTCAAGACCGGCGAGCTGGGCTATGACTTCATTGGCAATGACAACGATCCCAGACCGGACGACCCCGGAATCCCGGAATCGTTCCACGGAACCCACGTCGCGGGCATCATCGCCGCCACCCGCAACAACGGTCAGGGAGTCGCGGGCTGGTCTCTGGTCCAGTTGCTGTCACTTCGCGTATTGAATGACTCCGGCTCAGGTACGACTGACGTGGTTGCGTCCGGTATCCGGTGGGCGGCCGACCACGGCGCGAGGGTCATCAACATGAGTCTGACCTCGTCCTCGTCGTCGACACCGATGGAGGAGGCATGCGCGCACGCGGAGTCGCTAGGTGTGGTTGTTGTCGCGGCTTCGGGCAACGAAGGACAGCAGGCCATCGGCTACCCGGCAGCATTGAGCCAGTGCATCGCGGTAGGCGCGAGTTCGGCGGACTCGCGACTCGCGTCCTTCTCGAACTACGGACCGGAGCAGGAGGTGGTTGCCCCGGGCACCACCATTCTCTCCTGCGTACCCGGCGGTGCCTATGGACAGGCGGACGGTACCTCGATGGCTGCTCCGCAGGTGGCCGGAGTGGCCGCGCTGCTGTTGGCAAGGAACTGGGGACTGAATGCGTCAGAGGTCAGGGCGGCAATCGACGCCTCGGCGGTTGATATGGGTGCTGCCGGCCGGGACGTGCAGTATGGGTACGGGCTGGTAAATGCCAAGCGGGCGTTGGAGCTTGCAGCGGCGCTACGCGCACCGCAGGTCGTCGCCGCCGAGCCACCGAGCTCCGACGCAGGGACCCTCATTCTGCGCCGCGGCCGTGGTCTTCGGTCTTGGCTTGACCGGGCCGACGTCTACGACGGTTCAGGCCGGCGGGTTCAGACCGGCAGGTCGAGCCTCGGACCCGGAACCTATTTCGTCAGGACGAGTTCAGAGTCCAGAGTCAGCAGGCTGCTGGTGCTCGACTAGCGCTTGCCTCTTTTCTCTGGCCCCGCTTGCGGGGAGAGGGTCAGGGTGAGGGGTGGGAACTAGTCGACCGAATAAGTGGCGCAGGAATCGTCGGTTTCCCACACCGTCACGCGCGTGACCGGGTAGAACTGCTGCATCTCGTCGTAGAACCGGCGGGCCAGATTCTCTGACGTCGGGTTCGACTCGTATACCTGGTTCAGCATCTTGTGGTCGGGCAGGATGCTCTCCAGCTTTTTGCCGACGTCGATGAAGTCGGCAATCATTCCCGGCCTCTTCAGCTTCTTCGCGCTGATCTCTACCTCAACACGGTAGTTGTGGCCGTGGACGCCCTCGCACTTGCCGCCCATGCCGTGTATCTGGTGCGCGGCGCTGAACCTGCGGCTCACTTTGATGGTCCACATCTGCTACCTCCTCGATAGTGCGATCTGGTCAGCTCTCGTCACGAGCGATGATACCCCGTCTCACCATGGAGGTCAAGCAAACGGGGGTGCGGTTTGACTGGTATGGGGCAAGCGGTAGAATGGCATCCCATGGCAGACTTCGAAGTCCGGATTCCCGTTTCCGAATCCTCCATTCGTCATCTTGACTTGGAGCTTCGTCATTCCTCCTGACATGTGGCCCTTGCGTGAAGTCGCTGAGCCCGCAGTCGCACGGCTGGCTGCCGAATCGGGCATCTCCAACCTGA
Above is a window of candidate division WOR-3 bacterium DNA encoding:
- a CDS encoding 6-carboxytetrahydropterin synthase — translated: MWTIKVSRRFSAAHQIHGMGGKCEGVHGHNYRVEVEISAKKLKRPGMIADFIDVGKKLESILPDHKMLNQVYESNPTSENLARRFYDEMQQFYPVTRVTVWETDDSCATYSVD
- a CDS encoding peptidase S8, whose protein sequence is MNILLLFLALFPRPQVGPIGQSEVAAAQRMLSAERSGTRFPVSACPSAWDSPDEVRVPGRFVIGFNSGTADAVASWVGEQGGGIVRVDEASGFVVADLPPCSESPTGRWDLSASRTAAIRYLEPSIRATVAGIPNDPYFIPYQWDKWVMYADQAWDVVGGSMDVKVAVVDCGVDWQHPDLAANFKTGELGYDFIGNDNDPRPDDPGIPESFHGTHVAGIIAATRNNGQGVAGWSLVQLLSLRVLNDSGSGTTDVVASGIRWAADHGARVINMSLTSSSSSTPMEEACAHAESLGVVVVAASGNEGQQAIGYPAALSQCIAVGASSADSRLASFSNYGPEQEVVAPGTTILSCVPGGAYGQADGTSMAAPQVAGVAALLLARNWGLNASEVRAAIDASAVDMGAAGRDVQYGYGLVNAKRALELAAALRAPQVVAAEPPSSDAGTLILRRGRGLRSWLDRADVYDGSGRRVQTGRSSLGPGTYFVRTSSESRVSRLLVLD